In a single window of the Phycisphaerales bacterium genome:
- a CDS encoding carbohydrate ABC transporter permease, whose product MSAHLPMARPLPPLPRATTPPALSPGGTGVVLVYALLMGGAVVLLFPFWWMLVVSFASPAEAARATVSTEGFRLIPDFGNFTNYPLALQQMGARGWYSFLDAVANTVLVTTLCVVGQVLSSSLVGYAFARLRFRGRGPLFILMLATMMLPAQVVMIPLFILFRALGWIDTLLPLWVPAFFGNAFYIFLFRQFFAQIPEALVEAARVDGCGHLRIWWQIMLPLCRPVIALTAVFTFMFAWNDFLGPLIYLHSEHNYTLALALNSFRNQYGGVNQVHLLMAASIVTMLPCIVLFFVAQKHLVGGLALGGVKG is encoded by the coding sequence ATGAGCGCGCACCTCCCCATGGCCCGGCCGCTGCCGCCACTGCCCAGGGCGACCACGCCCCCTGCGCTTTCCCCCGGAGGCACCGGCGTGGTCCTGGTTTACGCCCTCCTCATGGGCGGCGCGGTCGTGCTGCTGTTCCCCTTCTGGTGGATGCTCGTGGTCAGCTTTGCCAGTCCCGCCGAAGCCGCCCGCGCCACGGTCAGTACCGAGGGCTTCCGGCTGATACCCGACTTCGGCAACTTCACGAATTACCCGCTCGCGCTGCAGCAGATGGGCGCCCGCGGCTGGTACAGCTTCCTCGACGCCGTCGCGAACACCGTGCTCGTGACGACGCTCTGCGTGGTCGGCCAGGTCCTGTCGAGCAGTCTCGTCGGCTACGCCTTCGCCCGGCTCCGCTTTCGCGGCCGCGGCCCGCTCTTCATCCTCATGCTCGCCACGATGATGCTGCCGGCGCAGGTCGTGATGATCCCGCTCTTCATTCTCTTCCGCGCACTCGGCTGGATTGACACACTGCTTCCACTGTGGGTCCCCGCCTTCTTCGGCAACGCCTTCTACATCTTCCTCTTCCGACAGTTCTTTGCGCAGATTCCCGAGGCGCTGGTCGAGGCCGCCCGCGTGGACGGCTGTGGCCATCTCCGCATCTGGTGGCAGATCATGCTCCCGCTCTGCCGGCCGGTGATCGCATTGACCGCGGTTTTCACCTTCATGTTCGCGTGGAACGACTTCCTCGGCCCGCTGATTTATCTGCACAGCGAGCACAACTACACGCTCGCACTCGCGCTCAATTCATTCCGCAATCAGTACGGCGGTGTGAACCAGGTCCACCTACTGATGGCTGCGAGCATTGTCACAATGCTACCCTGCATCGTGCTGTTCTTCGTCGCCCAGAAGCACCTGGTCGGCGGCCTGGCGCTCGGCGGGGTGAAGGGGTAG
- a CDS encoding 5-formyltetrahydrofolate cyclo-ligase: MTVRKSILRQELRQRMATLGSEVRAARSAAACRLLCAQDEYRRADVVMLFLAGPEDVDARHVALQAWADGKTVLAPRVSWDQRRMMPVEIQSLVSGVEARAMGIREPVEGMPAPIADIDLVVVPGLGFDSAGNRLGRGRGFYDRFLSHPEYRGVSCGLGLEEQVVETIPVGPSDVRIDMLVTDVTVRRFSA; this comes from the coding sequence TTGACCGTGCGGAAATCCATCCTGCGTCAGGAACTGCGCCAGCGCATGGCGACCCTGGGGTCCGAGGTGCGCGCCGCGCGCTCAGCGGCCGCTTGTCGGCTGCTTTGTGCCCAAGACGAGTATCGGCGGGCCGATGTCGTGATGCTGTTCCTGGCCGGTCCGGAGGATGTCGATGCGCGGCATGTCGCCTTGCAGGCCTGGGCGGACGGCAAGACGGTACTCGCCCCCCGCGTGAGCTGGGACCAGCGACGCATGATGCCGGTGGAGATTCAGTCGCTGGTCAGTGGCGTTGAGGCCCGCGCCATGGGGATTCGTGAACCGGTCGAAGGGATGCCGGCCCCCATCGCCGACATCGATCTTGTCGTGGTGCCGGGGCTCGGCTTTGACTCCGCCGGCAACCGCCTTGGCCGTGGGCGCGGCTTCTACGACCGTTTCCTGTCGCACCCGGAGTACCGTGGGGTCTCGTGTGGTCTGGGGCTCGAGGAACAGGTCGTCGAAACGATCCCGGTCGGACCGTCGGATGTTCGCATCGACATGCTGGTGACGGACGTCACCGTGCGGCGATTCAGTGCCTGA
- a CDS encoding ATP-binding cassette domain-containing protein — translation MAEVRLSNVTKIYPGEIKAVDSINLLIQDREFVVLVGPSGCGKSTTLRMVAGLEDITAGEIRIGDRVVNGVAPKDRDIAMVFQNYALYPHMTCYKNMAFGLLLRRKYGAWDNPLGFLVANGLWRKAREERRDIDRRVLEAADILGIRELLQRRPRALSGGQRQRVAVGRAIVRNPKAFLFDEPLSNLDAKLRIGMRAEIKRLHRKVQTTTVYVTHDQEEAMTLGDRVVVMKDGLIHQAASPYDVYERPTNRFVAGFVGTPPMNFLAGRLERTGDALHFNDGACKLAIAPAHRERLAPFVDREVVMGIRPEALQPAGGQPADQVLDVQVTVVEPLGDRTDVYCGTPRHEHLIARIDARSRVDEGAPARLHVDMQRAHFFEPGEDGRNLTLNGQ, via the coding sequence ATGGCCGAGGTTCGGCTCTCCAACGTCACCAAGATTTATCCCGGCGAAATCAAGGCCGTCGACAGCATCAATCTGCTGATCCAGGACCGCGAGTTTGTCGTCCTTGTCGGCCCCTCCGGTTGCGGCAAGAGCACGACACTGCGGATGGTGGCCGGGCTCGAAGACATCACGGCCGGTGAGATCCGCATCGGCGACCGGGTCGTCAATGGCGTGGCCCCGAAGGATCGCGACATCGCGATGGTCTTCCAGAACTATGCCTTGTACCCGCACATGACCTGCTACAAGAACATGGCGTTTGGTCTGCTGTTGCGCCGGAAGTACGGTGCGTGGGACAACCCGCTCGGCTTCCTCGTGGCCAACGGGCTGTGGCGCAAGGCCCGCGAAGAACGCCGCGACATCGATCGCCGCGTGCTCGAAGCGGCCGACATCCTCGGGATTCGCGAGTTGCTCCAGCGCCGCCCCCGGGCGCTTTCCGGTGGCCAGCGGCAGCGCGTGGCCGTGGGGCGGGCGATTGTCCGCAATCCCAAGGCATTCCTCTTCGACGAGCCGTTATCCAACCTGGATGCAAAACTACGGATCGGCATGCGGGCCGAGATCAAGCGGCTGCATCGCAAGGTACAGACCACCACGGTCTATGTGACCCACGATCAGGAAGAGGCGATGACACTCGGCGATCGTGTCGTGGTGATGAAAGACGGGTTGATCCACCAGGCCGCATCACCCTACGACGTGTACGAGCGCCCCACCAATCGCTTCGTGGCCGGCTTTGTCGGGACACCGCCGATGAACTTCCTCGCCGGGCGCCTGGAACGTACTGGAGACGCGCTGCACTTCAATGACGGGGCCTGCAAGCTGGCGATCGCCCCCGCGCACCGTGAGCGGCTCGCGCCGTTCGTAGATCGCGAGGTGGTGATGGGGATCCGCCCGGAGGCCCTGCAACCCGCCGGCGGACAACCGGCCGACCAGGTGCTCGACGTGCAGGTCACCGTAGTCGAGCCGCTGGGCGACCGCACGGACGTGTATTGCGGTACGCCCCGCCATGAGCACCTGATCGCCCGCATCGATGCCCGCAGCCGTGTGGACGAAGGCGCGCCGGCGCGCCTCCATGTCGATATGCAGCGCGCGCACTTCTTCGAGCCGGGTGAAGACGGCCGCAACCTGACGCTCAACGGGCAGTAG
- a CDS encoding discoidin domain-containing protein, with translation MQTSKAVCTSGRALGAAAVLLLFISPVNTVAESPWLYGIHWYGDPAAANVEAMTGGKGIWSLETVLTNSDFWWGPVWQRDNRFHTAVSRGHTLIVRVQRNWGENIPFTQNLTQYLVDVQTAAQQLANVAHIWQVGNEQNILDEWGGQVLSPAEYVQQYRQIRNALRAVPSPLGPQIVLLGPVSPGGVIPGVRHMDGNAYLAAMCDLLTPDEVDGFAIHAYAAPWNDATISRGELQAGYISQLAVIRSRGFGDKPVYLTEWNRGVNVGNAASEAASAQFLHGAFADLHAWNQTAGAHPIVTANWFIYPYDAGAWAQYSIEYLRTIGPPGPNNDLWDAFQYACTLDYPAGSSTPLYTPAMLPGLPSGQNISGSAVAVATDSGDGMKAIDGVISSASRWISNSLPVPHWLRLDLGRPRVLNGFVVYHTSATGDSPVFDTEAFMFQTADSPHGPWQIHSMEYNRPAQASTARTFITPVTARFVRLVINDAGLDNLTRIAEFEVYATNPAGDYNGDGTVNAADLGLLFFCLRSPDTPYVPGHFCLAGDTDGDHDVDLADFAVIQVIYDLP, from the coding sequence ATGCAAACCAGCAAGGCCGTGTGTACATCGGGTCGCGCCTTGGGGGCCGCCGCGGTTCTCCTGCTTTTCATCAGCCCGGTGAACACCGTGGCCGAATCCCCCTGGCTCTACGGCATTCACTGGTACGGCGACCCGGCCGCCGCCAATGTTGAAGCCATGACCGGTGGCAAAGGCATCTGGTCGCTCGAAACCGTCCTCACCAACAGCGATTTCTGGTGGGGGCCCGTCTGGCAGCGCGACAATCGCTTCCATACCGCCGTCTCCCGTGGGCATACCTTGATCGTGCGTGTGCAGCGCAACTGGGGCGAGAACATCCCCTTCACGCAGAACCTGACGCAGTACCTCGTGGATGTGCAAACGGCCGCGCAGCAACTCGCAAACGTCGCCCACATCTGGCAGGTCGGCAATGAGCAGAACATCCTCGATGAATGGGGTGGGCAGGTCCTTTCGCCGGCCGAGTACGTGCAGCAGTACCGCCAGATACGTAACGCTCTGCGGGCCGTGCCGAGTCCGTTGGGACCGCAGATCGTTCTGCTGGGGCCGGTGTCGCCGGGCGGCGTGATCCCGGGCGTGCGGCACATGGATGGCAACGCGTACCTGGCGGCGATGTGCGACCTGCTGACGCCCGACGAGGTCGACGGCTTCGCGATCCATGCGTACGCCGCGCCCTGGAACGATGCGACGATTTCACGAGGTGAGCTGCAAGCGGGCTACATCAGCCAATTGGCGGTCATCCGCAGCCGTGGTTTCGGGGACAAGCCCGTATACCTGACCGAGTGGAACCGTGGCGTGAACGTCGGCAACGCCGCGAGCGAAGCCGCCAGCGCCCAGTTCCTGCATGGCGCCTTCGCGGATCTGCATGCGTGGAACCAGACGGCCGGCGCGCATCCGATCGTTACGGCCAACTGGTTCATCTACCCCTATGATGCCGGCGCCTGGGCGCAGTACTCGATCGAGTACCTGCGCACCATCGGCCCGCCGGGGCCGAACAATGACCTGTGGGATGCCTTCCAGTACGCCTGCACCCTGGATTACCCGGCCGGCAGTTCCACGCCTTTGTATACCCCCGCCATGCTGCCCGGATTGCCGTCGGGGCAGAACATCAGCGGCAGCGCGGTCGCCGTGGCGACGGATTCGGGGGACGGAATGAAGGCCATTGACGGCGTGATTTCGTCGGCGAGCCGCTGGATCTCGAACTCGCTGCCCGTGCCGCACTGGCTGCGCCTGGATCTGGGTCGCCCCCGCGTGCTGAACGGATTCGTCGTCTACCACACGAGCGCAACGGGCGATTCCCCGGTGTTCGACACCGAGGCGTTCATGTTCCAGACCGCGGACAGCCCGCATGGGCCGTGGCAGATTCACAGCATGGAGTACAACCGCCCAGCGCAGGCGAGCACGGCCCGCACTTTCATCACGCCAGTCACCGCGCGGTTCGTCCGGCTGGTCATCAACGACGCTGGGCTGGACAACCTGACGCGCATCGCGGAATTCGAGGTTTATGCGACCAACCCGGCAGGGGACTACAACGGGGACGGCACGGTAAATGCGGCCGATCTCGGACTGCTGTTCTTCTGCCTGCGAAGTCCGGATACGCCGTATGTCCCGGGGCACTTCTGCCTGGCGGGGGATACGGACGGCGATCATGACGTGGACCTCGCCGATTTTGCAGTGATTCAGGTGATTTACGATCTTCCGTAA
- a CDS encoding glycosyltransferase family 4 protein gives MRVLVALEARFHRTLDGAIWSPEAFDYGFWRRYLGVFEQVAVVARVQDAAAAPTGSRRADGPGVSFIAVPYFVGPWEYAHRRLRVRRAIAEALRPGDAAVLRVPGQVGGVLEGLLRARRQPFGVEVVGDPYEVFAPGGGVRSPLRPWLRWWVPRVLRRQCATGCAVAYVTARTLPERYPAAAGAFVTTYSSIELDDEAYVTVPRPVRATGSFELVFVGSLEQLYKGPDVLIDAVAAVVRAGLDVRLTMVGDGRYRPQLEGQVRQHGITGRVRFAGRLPGGAAVRAVLDLADLFVLPSRTEGLPKVVLEAQARGLPCIASAVGGIPELLPEADLVPAGDVAALAARIRDVLGDAERRAQMALRNLEVARRYHRQVLDERRHAFQEAVWAATSSP, from the coding sequence GTGCGTGTGCTGGTAGCCCTCGAAGCCCGCTTTCATCGCACGCTCGACGGCGCTATCTGGTCGCCGGAGGCGTTCGACTATGGCTTCTGGCGGCGATATCTCGGAGTCTTTGAGCAGGTGGCCGTGGTGGCGCGCGTGCAGGATGCGGCGGCGGCACCCACCGGCAGCCGGCGGGCGGACGGCCCGGGTGTGAGCTTTATCGCAGTGCCGTATTTCGTAGGGCCCTGGGAGTATGCGCACCGGCGACTTCGCGTACGACGGGCCATCGCCGAGGCGCTGCGGCCCGGAGATGCGGCCGTGCTCCGCGTACCGGGGCAGGTGGGCGGCGTGCTGGAAGGGTTGTTGCGGGCGCGGCGGCAGCCATTCGGGGTGGAAGTGGTGGGGGATCCATACGAGGTCTTCGCGCCCGGTGGCGGGGTACGGTCGCCGCTGCGCCCCTGGCTGCGCTGGTGGGTGCCACGTGTCTTACGGCGGCAATGTGCAACGGGGTGCGCGGTGGCGTATGTGACGGCGCGGACGCTCCCGGAGCGTTACCCGGCCGCCGCTGGGGCCTTCGTGACGACGTACTCAAGCATCGAACTGGACGATGAGGCGTACGTCACAGTTCCGCGGCCCGTCCGGGCAACTGGGTCGTTCGAACTGGTCTTCGTGGGATCTTTGGAGCAGCTCTACAAGGGTCCGGACGTGCTGATCGACGCGGTTGCAGCGGTGGTGCGGGCCGGGCTGGATGTGCGTCTGACAATGGTTGGGGACGGGCGGTATCGACCGCAACTTGAAGGGCAGGTGCGTCAGCACGGGATCACGGGCCGGGTACGGTTTGCAGGACGGCTGCCGGGCGGGGCGGCGGTGCGGGCGGTGCTCGACCTGGCTGATTTGTTCGTGCTGCCTTCGCGGACGGAAGGTCTGCCGAAGGTGGTTCTGGAGGCCCAGGCGCGTGGGTTGCCGTGCATCGCATCGGCGGTTGGCGGAATTCCGGAATTGCTGCCGGAGGCGGACCTGGTTCCAGCAGGGGACGTGGCGGCGCTGGCGGCGCGGATTCGGGATGTGCTGGGAGATGCGGAGCGCCGGGCGCAGATGGCGCTGCGGAATCTGGAAGTAGCGCGGCGCTATCACCGGCAGGTGCTCGACGAGCGTCGGCACGCGTTTCAGGAGGCGGTTTGGGCGGCAACTTCGTCGCCGTAG
- a CDS encoding replication-associated recombination protein A produces the protein MDLFADQRAAAFHSVEPLPVRMRPRTLDEFVGQEHFAAPGKLLRRLLEADRLTSAILYGPPGSGKTTLARLIATQTRAEFTTLHAAEAGVKDVRLVLEAARARLTAKRQRTVLFLDEIHRFNRAQQDVLLKDVEEGVLVLIGATTENPFFAVNSPLISRSQVFEFRPLTPEQLVTLLRRALTDEERGLGRTGATCDEEALRFLAERADGDARRALAGLEVAVLSQTRAPAKAPHVTLEVAAESLQQKAIHYDGGDTHYDVASALIKSMRGSDPDATLYWLARMLEGGEDPRFIARRIAICASEDVGNADPQAAVLAAAALQITQLVGLPECEYALAQAAVYIACAPKSNAVTLGIHAAREDVRNGLTLPVPPHLQDAHYPGAARLGRGQGYIYPHTDPLGWVPQDYLGTHKTYYNPTTRGHEAQQAAALRAWRAEYARRAADERAKR, from the coding sequence ATGGACCTGTTTGCCGACCAGCGCGCCGCGGCATTTCACAGCGTCGAACCACTTCCGGTGCGGATGCGCCCCCGTACACTCGACGAGTTTGTGGGGCAGGAGCACTTTGCTGCACCGGGCAAGTTGCTGCGGCGCCTGTTGGAAGCCGATCGGCTCACCAGTGCGATTCTGTACGGGCCGCCGGGGAGCGGCAAGACGACCCTCGCACGTCTGATCGCCACGCAGACCCGGGCGGAATTCACGACGCTGCATGCGGCCGAAGCCGGCGTCAAGGATGTCCGGCTCGTGCTCGAGGCGGCCCGCGCGCGGCTCACCGCCAAACGGCAGCGGACCGTCCTGTTTCTTGACGAAATCCACCGGTTCAACCGCGCGCAGCAGGATGTACTCCTGAAGGATGTCGAGGAAGGGGTGCTGGTCCTGATCGGCGCGACAACCGAGAACCCTTTCTTCGCGGTTAATTCGCCACTCATTTCGCGCAGCCAGGTCTTTGAATTTCGGCCACTGACACCGGAGCAGCTCGTGACACTGTTGCGCCGCGCGCTCACGGATGAAGAACGCGGGCTCGGACGGACCGGGGCGACCTGCGACGAGGAGGCCCTGCGATTCCTGGCGGAACGGGCCGACGGTGACGCCCGGCGCGCGCTAGCGGGGCTGGAGGTGGCGGTGCTGTCGCAGACCCGCGCGCCCGCGAAGGCACCGCACGTCACGCTGGAAGTAGCTGCCGAGTCACTCCAGCAGAAGGCCATTCATTACGACGGCGGGGATACGCACTACGATGTGGCTTCGGCGCTGATCAAGAGCATGCGCGGCAGCGATCCGGATGCGACCTTGTACTGGTTGGCGCGGATGCTCGAAGGCGGGGAAGATCCGCGTTTCATCGCCCGTCGCATTGCGATTTGCGCCTCCGAGGACGTCGGCAACGCCGACCCGCAGGCGGCCGTACTGGCCGCCGCAGCGTTGCAGATCACACAGCTTGTGGGCTTGCCGGAGTGCGAGTACGCGTTGGCGCAGGCGGCGGTTTACATCGCTTGTGCCCCGAAATCGAATGCGGTGACCCTGGGCATTCATGCCGCCCGGGAGGACGTGCGGAACGGGCTGACGCTGCCGGTGCCGCCGCATCTGCAGGATGCGCACTACCCCGGCGCGGCGCGCCTTGGGCGGGGCCAGGGGTACATCTATCCGCATACCGATCCGCTGGGTTGGGTTCCGCAGGACTACCTCGGTACACACAAGACGTATTACAATCCGACGACCCGTGGCCACGAGGCGCAACAGGCGGCAGCGCTGCGGGCGTGGCGCGCGGAGTATGCCCGACGGGCGGCTGACGAACGAGCGAAGCGTTGA
- a CDS encoding tetratricopeptide repeat protein → MIVVGTASSTGSAGWGAPTTGSPLSRASTSGKRTSPFTPATLVRFDGQGIAADTLGGKVDVFAGLRQAVHGGVAPADTPAHPQAAAHGRALKAGFERLEGGDASGAAQVFEAVLAENPRHAVAVQGLGHVEMSRRRYAEAERLFQKAHAMDGQAGYDHDVRNARILQRSDEDVFRQARALLAAPAQQQEGVRLLVALTERNGEHTAAQIALGDALLRQGDPLNGLLQYGNAVRSAQPDQLRQLETKLTELARRSQNSAFLQQLVGRIYLRQTRFDAAATAFQQSAQQAGTEAGVRRDLATAYVGLGREALERGELARAHTHLNRARDLDPGYAEARRVQGETYLAQAEQQATRGRYDQAAQEYRRAADLLSGAPETLRARVARGAYSAGRVLQSRREARAGEINAELVAYQVAYDMARDNRTYKETLANARLAQGEQLEARGKLREATAAYLRAADLYPQQATYRQRAIDTLVVFGTQQQAHLFFDNAVDAFRQAFRLDPQNAALRQQLASAYHARGQDLLELGRTPLARSDFREALHLFPDNEAYRASYLLAGGTDGA, encoded by the coding sequence ATGATCGTCGTGGGTACAGCCAGTTCGACCGGCAGCGCTGGTTGGGGCGCTCCGACCACCGGCTCCCCACTCAGCCGGGCCTCCACGTCCGGTAAGCGCACCAGCCCCTTTACGCCCGCGACCCTCGTGCGGTTCGACGGCCAGGGGATCGCGGCGGACACGCTCGGAGGCAAAGTGGATGTGTTTGCGGGGCTACGCCAGGCGGTGCATGGTGGTGTCGCACCGGCGGACACACCTGCACATCCACAGGCCGCTGCCCACGGTCGTGCCTTGAAGGCGGGCTTCGAACGGCTGGAAGGGGGCGATGCAAGTGGCGCTGCGCAGGTATTTGAAGCCGTACTCGCGGAGAACCCGCGCCATGCGGTTGCCGTCCAGGGGTTGGGGCACGTGGAGATGAGCCGGCGGCGGTACGCGGAAGCGGAGCGACTGTTCCAGAAAGCACACGCGATGGACGGGCAGGCGGGGTACGACCATGACGTCCGCAATGCGCGGATACTCCAGCGCAGCGACGAGGACGTGTTCCGCCAGGCCCGCGCGCTGCTCGCGGCACCGGCTCAACAGCAGGAAGGGGTGCGCCTGCTGGTCGCCTTGACCGAGCGCAATGGTGAACACACCGCGGCGCAGATCGCGCTCGGAGATGCGCTCCTGAGACAGGGCGATCCGCTGAACGGACTGCTGCAATACGGTAATGCGGTGCGCAGCGCACAGCCGGATCAGCTTCGCCAGCTCGAAACGAAGCTGACCGAGCTTGCGCGGCGTTCGCAGAATTCGGCGTTTCTGCAGCAACTGGTTGGCCGGATCTACCTGCGGCAGACACGCTTCGACGCGGCGGCTACGGCATTTCAGCAGTCGGCGCAGCAGGCGGGTACGGAAGCGGGGGTGCGTCGCGATCTCGCAACCGCGTACGTCGGGCTCGGGCGAGAGGCCCTGGAGCGCGGCGAATTGGCGCGTGCTCACACACATCTGAACCGCGCCCGCGATCTCGACCCCGGCTACGCCGAAGCGCGCCGCGTACAAGGTGAAACCTATCTCGCGCAGGCGGAGCAGCAGGCCACGCGGGGGCGCTACGACCAGGCAGCGCAGGAGTACCGCCGCGCCGCGGACTTGCTGTCCGGGGCGCCGGAAACGCTACGGGCACGCGTGGCCCGGGGTGCGTACTCCGCCGGACGCGTGCTGCAATCCCGCCGGGAAGCGCGCGCTGGGGAGATCAACGCCGAGCTGGTGGCGTACCAGGTGGCGTACGACATGGCGCGCGACAACCGCACCTATAAGGAGACGCTGGCGAACGCCCGTTTGGCGCAGGGCGAGCAGCTTGAAGCGCGCGGCAAGCTCCGCGAGGCGACGGCGGCGTACCTGCGGGCGGCGGACCTGTATCCGCAGCAAGCGACCTATCGCCAGCGCGCGATCGACACGCTGGTCGTGTTCGGCACCCAGCAACAGGCCCACCTGTTCTTTGATAACGCCGTGGATGCGTTTCGGCAGGCGTTCCGACTCGATCCGCAGAATGCTGCCCTGCGGCAGCAGCTCGCATCGGCTTACCACGCGCGGGGGCAGGACCTGCTGGAACTCGGCCGGACCCCTCTTGCCAGAAGCGACTTCCGGGAAGCGCTGCATCTCTTCCCCGACAACGAAGCATATCGTGCGAGCTACCTGTTGGCCGGCGGCACGGACGGCGCGTAG
- the nadB gene encoding L-aspartate oxidase: MSSTIGRRRYLTNFEPHRVPHLFADTLVIGGGLAGLQAALLAAEAGDVLVVTKDQAEQSATAYAQGGIAAALQPGDTPAEHARDTLAVACGLAHEEVVRSVAAEAPAVIAALAQLGARFDHEGAALVAGREGGHSRARIVHAEDATGREILRVLLERVRAHPRIRVFERCFALDLLTHAGQGVGTVTSHPKYGHQMFWATTTILASGGCGRVYRESTNPPVATGDGLAMAFRAGLRLRDLEMIQFHPTTLYVAGAARALISEAVRGEGAYLVHRDGRRFMAAYDERGELAPRDIVSRAIVAETRRVQAPCVFLDVRHFTPGHFAARFPNLDRLCKQFDLDPERDLIPVRPSAHYCVGGVVTDASGRTSLPGVLACGEVASTGLHGANRLASNSLLEGLVFGRRAGTLAAERASAADRLQRPLPISHLLPPSPRTELDLGDVHDSLTSVMWRNVAVERSGDRLRETIEILSLWARYTMDKVLDEPKAWETQNLLTVAYCIAMAAATRCESRGVHYRVDFPQASAAWRCHVDLVRSDDGVQVSTSPLGSQNPDPNPSSPLGT; the protein is encoded by the coding sequence ATGAGCAGTACCATCGGTCGACGGCGCTACCTGACGAACTTCGAGCCCCACCGCGTGCCGCATCTTTTCGCCGACACGCTGGTCATTGGCGGGGGGCTGGCGGGTCTGCAAGCTGCGCTCCTGGCGGCCGAAGCCGGCGACGTGCTCGTCGTTACGAAGGACCAGGCCGAGCAGTCCGCCACGGCTTACGCGCAGGGGGGGATCGCGGCCGCCCTGCAACCGGGCGACACCCCCGCGGAGCATGCCCGCGATACGCTGGCGGTGGCCTGCGGGCTGGCCCACGAAGAGGTGGTGCGGAGCGTGGCAGCGGAGGCCCCGGCGGTCATCGCGGCCCTGGCCCAACTCGGGGCGCGTTTCGATCACGAGGGTGCGGCACTGGTGGCGGGGCGCGAAGGGGGCCACTCGCGGGCGCGGATCGTCCATGCCGAAGATGCCACCGGCCGCGAGATCCTGCGCGTGCTGCTGGAGCGGGTGCGCGCGCATCCGCGCATCCGGGTCTTTGAACGCTGTTTCGCGCTGGATCTCCTCACCCATGCCGGGCAGGGCGTGGGCACGGTCACTTCTCACCCGAAGTATGGTCACCAGATGTTCTGGGCGACGACCACGATCCTCGCGAGCGGCGGCTGCGGGCGCGTCTACCGTGAGTCCACCAATCCGCCCGTTGCAACCGGTGACGGTCTCGCGATGGCCTTTCGAGCCGGCCTGCGGTTGCGCGACCTGGAGATGATCCAGTTTCACCCGACAACGCTCTATGTCGCTGGTGCGGCCCGCGCGTTGATCAGCGAGGCCGTGCGGGGCGAAGGTGCCTATTTGGTGCATCGTGATGGTCGACGGTTCATGGCCGCGTACGATGAGCGCGGTGAACTGGCCCCGCGCGACATCGTGAGCCGCGCCATCGTCGCGGAGACCCGGCGCGTGCAGGCGCCCTGCGTCTTTCTCGATGTCCGCCACTTCACGCCCGGGCACTTCGCGGCGCGGTTTCCGAACCTGGACCGCCTCTGCAAGCAATTCGATCTCGATCCGGAGCGCGACCTCATTCCCGTTCGGCCGAGTGCGCATTACTGCGTCGGTGGCGTCGTGACGGACGCGTCCGGGCGCACGTCCCTGCCGGGGGTGCTCGCCTGCGGCGAAGTCGCTTCGACGGGGCTGCACGGCGCCAACCGCCTGGCGAGCAATTCACTGCTCGAAGGACTCGTCTTCGGCCGGCGTGCCGGAACGCTTGCTGCGGAGCGCGCTTCCGCGGCCGATCGTCTCCAACGGCCGCTGCCGATCAGCCACCTCCTGCCGCCGTCACCGCGCACGGAGCTCGACCTGGGGGATGTGCATGACAGTCTTACGAGCGTCATGTGGCGCAATGTAGCGGTCGAGCGGAGCGGAGATCGGCTGCGCGAGACCATCGAGATTCTCTCACTCTGGGCGCGCTACACGATGGATAAGGTGCTGGACGAGCCCAAGGCCTGGGAAACGCAAAACCTGTTGACGGTGGCCTATTGCATTGCGATGGCCGCAGCGACGCGTTGTGAGTCACGTGGCGTGCACTACCGGGTGGACTTCCCGCAGGCCAGCGCGGCCTGGCGCTGCCATGTGGACCTCGTGCGATCCGACGACGGCGTACAGGTGTCGACCAGCCCGTTGGGTTCACAGAACCCAGACCCCAATCCGTCGTCCCCCTTAGGCACGTAA